The following are encoded in a window of Kitasatospora fiedleri genomic DNA:
- a CDS encoding TerC family protein, translating into MDVSAGLWAGTIAVLIALIVADFFIGGRKPHEVSIKEAGVWTTVWVVLAGLFGCFVWGYAGSRSAVEFFAGYVTEKSLSVDNLFVFILIMGKFAVPRIYQQWVLMFGVVVALALRAVFIAGGAALVERFSWVFYLFGAFLVWTAVKLLREAGQDKEAEEYHEGWLLRLIKRRVPSTDEYHGTRLFVRVDGRRLMTPMMTVMLAIGTTDLLFALDSIPAIFGLTQDAYIVFTANAFALMGLRQLYFLIGGLLTRLVYLSYGLSVILGFIGVKLILHALHESGVHVPEIGIAFSLGFIVVVLVVTTAASLLASRRRDRAAGA; encoded by the coding sequence TTGGACGTGTCCGCGGGTCTGTGGGCCGGCACCATCGCGGTGCTGATCGCCCTGATCGTGGCCGACTTCTTCATCGGGGGGCGCAAGCCGCACGAGGTCTCGATCAAGGAGGCCGGGGTCTGGACCACGGTGTGGGTGGTGCTGGCGGGGCTGTTCGGCTGCTTCGTGTGGGGGTACGCCGGGTCGCGGTCGGCGGTGGAGTTCTTCGCCGGGTACGTCACGGAGAAGTCGCTGAGCGTCGACAACCTGTTCGTGTTCATCCTGATCATGGGCAAGTTCGCGGTGCCGAGGATCTACCAGCAGTGGGTGCTGATGTTCGGGGTGGTGGTCGCCCTGGCGCTGCGGGCGGTCTTCATCGCGGGCGGCGCGGCGCTGGTCGAACGGTTCTCCTGGGTGTTCTACCTGTTCGGCGCGTTCCTGGTCTGGACGGCCGTCAAGCTGCTGCGGGAGGCCGGGCAGGACAAGGAGGCGGAGGAGTACCACGAGGGGTGGCTGCTGCGGCTGATCAAGCGGCGCGTCCCGTCCACGGACGAGTACCACGGCACCAGGCTGTTCGTCCGGGTGGACGGCCGCCGGCTGATGACCCCGATGATGACCGTCATGCTGGCGATCGGCACCACCGACCTGCTGTTCGCCCTGGACTCGATCCCGGCGATCTTCGGCCTGACCCAGGACGCCTACATCGTCTTCACCGCCAACGCCTTCGCGCTGATGGGCCTGCGCCAGCTGTACTTCCTGATCGGCGGCCTGCTGACCAGGCTGGTCTACCTGTCCTACGGCCTGTCGGTGATCCTCGGCTTCATCGGCGTCAAGCTGATCCTGCACGCGCTGCACGAGAGCGGCGTGCACGTCCCGGAGATCGGCATCGCGTTCTCGCTGGGCTTCATCGTGGTGGTGCTGGTCGTCACCACCGCGGCCAGCCTGCTGGCCTCCCGCCGCCGGGACCGGGCGGCCGGCGCCTGA
- a CDS encoding winged helix DNA-binding domain-containing protein, producing MDDVLSLRTLNRTLLERQFLTERTGRPVPEVVERLVALQGQEPNWPHLGLWARVAGFRRADLGPLLADGRLVRSLSLRGTQHLSGGADLPQWRTLLRPVLERLSRARHFAVATEGLDPDGIALAARELLAEGPLPRRALGQALARRRPGRDGRLLAGVAELRVPMVHGPETSAWGSWGTRPNVTLALTGEPAGELPVAAAVLRYLAAFGPAGVRDFQSWSGLTRTRAAFEALRPGLRVYRDERGTELFDLPDAPLADPERPVPVRFLPAYDNLLLGHADRTRVVADVHRPLVMPGRALVRPTFLLDGSVAGTWAVAGEELRISPFAPLPAARARAVTAEAERLAAFLGPEWRVALAAG from the coding sequence ATGGACGACGTGCTGTCCCTCCGCACCCTGAACCGGACGCTGCTCGAACGGCAGTTCCTCACCGAGCGCACCGGCCGGCCGGTGCCGGAGGTGGTCGAACGGCTGGTCGCGCTCCAGGGGCAGGAGCCGAACTGGCCCCACCTGGGGCTGTGGGCCCGGGTGGCGGGCTTCCGGCGGGCGGACCTGGGGCCGCTGCTCGCGGACGGACGGCTGGTGCGCTCCCTGTCGCTGCGCGGCACCCAGCACCTGTCCGGCGGGGCGGACCTGCCGCAGTGGCGGACGCTGCTCCGGCCGGTGCTGGAGCGCCTCTCCCGGGCCCGGCACTTCGCGGTGGCGACGGAGGGCCTCGACCCGGACGGGATCGCCCTGGCGGCAAGGGAGTTGCTGGCCGAAGGGCCCCTCCCCCGGCGGGCCCTCGGGCAGGCGCTGGCGCGGCGCCGTCCGGGGCGGGACGGGCGGTTGCTGGCGGGCGTCGCGGAGCTGCGGGTGCCGATGGTGCACGGGCCGGAGACCTCCGCCTGGGGGTCCTGGGGCACCCGTCCGAACGTCACCCTGGCGCTCACCGGGGAGCCGGCCGGCGAGCTGCCGGTGGCCGCGGCGGTGCTGCGCTACCTGGCCGCGTTCGGGCCGGCGGGGGTGCGGGACTTCCAGAGCTGGTCCGGACTGACCCGGACCCGCGCGGCGTTCGAGGCGCTGCGGCCCGGGCTGCGGGTGTACCGCGACGAGCGGGGCACCGAGCTGTTCGACCTGCCGGACGCGCCGCTCGCCGACCCGGAGCGGCCCGTCCCGGTGCGCTTCCTGCCCGCCTACGACAACCTGCTGCTCGGGCACGCCGACCGGACCCGGGTGGTCGCCGACGTCCACCGCCCCCTGGTGATGCCGGGCCGGGCCCTGGTCCGCCCGACCTTCCTGCTGGACGGCTCCGTCGCGGGCACCTGGGCGGTCGCCGGAGAGGAGCTGCGGATCTCCCCGTTCGCCCCGCTCCCCGCCGCCCGGGCCCGGGCGGTGACGGCGGAGGCCGAGCGGCTGGCGGCCTTCCTCGGGCCGGAGTGGCGGGTGGCGCTCGCGGCGGGGTGA
- a CDS encoding PRC domain containing protein gives MSNGMWGYEKAEGYNPGVDLTGFRVEAADGHIGKVDKHSYEAEDGHIVVDTGPWIFGRSVLLPAGTIRRIDEEARTVWVGSTKDEIKNAPEYHHESHALDPEYRRTVGGYYNTGL, from the coding sequence GTGAGCAACGGCATGTGGGGCTATGAGAAGGCGGAGGGCTACAACCCGGGCGTCGATCTGACCGGCTTCCGGGTCGAGGCCGCCGACGGCCACATCGGCAAGGTCGACAAGCACTCCTACGAGGCCGAGGACGGCCACATCGTCGTCGACACCGGCCCGTGGATCTTCGGCCGCAGCGTCCTCCTCCCGGCGGGCACCATCCGCCGCATCGACGAGGAGGCCCGCACCGTCTGGGTGGGCAGCACCAAGGACGAGATCAAGAACGCCCCCGAGTACCACCACGAGTCGCACGCCCTCGACCCCGAGTACCGCCGCACCGTCGGCGGCTACTACAACACCGGCCTCTGA
- a CDS encoding penicillin acylase family protein, with amino-acid sequence MPAAPVPRRLRSAALAVLTSAALLFGALTAQPAAGAAAGPAPAAGDPCLGQCQDILTAGENGHATLAGILLHQTVGTRPAHSADQVDAYDALLHDYSGLTPDQLASYFDDASFGVPAGQVESTTTPRTGVTITRDKATGTPHVKGVTRSDTEFGAGYAAGQDRLWLIDVLRHVGRGQLSSFAGGAAGNRALEQSLWAVAPYTEADLQQQVDRVKAAGPRGAQAWQDIQDYVAGLNAFAAADVAANNYPGEYVLTGHGSTIEPFTATDVVAISSVIGAIFGGGGGGEVGNALARLAFRQQLGTEAGDRAYAAWRAEDDPEATPTVHDGSSFPYAASPAAPVGTALPDPGSVTELPHAANGTGTGASSAAPTTASSATSAAASAAAASSAEGVLPADLITAKKGMSNALLVSGAHTASGHPIAVFGPQTGYYAPQILMVQELDGPGLRSRGASFPGLSFYVEIGRGLDYSWSATSANQDITDTFAVDLCEPGGGTPSTASTGYLLDGTCTPFERLTRHNAWQPSTADSTAAGSYDLVTLRSAYGLVTHTGTVGGRPVAYTALRSTYRHEADSVIGFQQFNDPAAITSAAAFQRAAQDIGYTFNWFYADADHTAYYNSGAEPLRAPGTDPDLPILARSAYLWQGWDRTANTSAVEPPARHAQSTDQDYYVSWNNKQAPGFTSAWGNGAVHRADLLDSRVKALTQRGGVTRTDLVKAMEDAANVDLRAERVLPELLAVLDSAPVTDPAAAAAVAGLRAWAAGGSHRREASKGAGVYTDAEAIRVLDAWWPLLVEGEFRPGLGDGPWRALTAVAPINETPSGGQLGGTSGGSDIAAGEAHKGSAFQHGWWSYVDKDLRTVLGRSVTGPLDRAYCGGGTLGACRQVLLTTLAQAVATPAATTYPADKYCAAGDQLCADSIVHRAMGGITVPRIAWQNRPTYQQVVEFPARRTDDLTNLARGATATASDYQDAIVVSYPPKQAVDGNPGTRWASKTVATAWLNVDLGAVRKVGRVVLDWSDQYATSYRIDVSTDGAAWRTVYSTTTDRGGLENRSFTPVDARHVRVVLLARGTDNRYSLNEVGVYGK; translated from the coding sequence GTGCCCGCTGCTCCCGTTCCCCGCCGACTGCGTTCGGCCGCCCTCGCCGTGCTCACCTCCGCCGCGCTGCTGTTCGGCGCGCTCACCGCCCAACCGGCCGCCGGGGCCGCCGCCGGGCCCGCCCCCGCCGCCGGGGACCCGTGCCTGGGGCAGTGCCAGGACATCCTGACGGCGGGCGAGAACGGCCACGCCACGCTGGCCGGGATTCTGCTGCACCAGACCGTGGGGACCCGTCCGGCGCACTCCGCCGACCAGGTCGACGCGTACGACGCGCTGCTGCACGACTACAGCGGCCTGACGCCCGACCAGCTGGCGAGCTACTTCGACGACGCCTCGTTCGGGGTGCCCGCCGGGCAGGTGGAGAGCACCACCACACCGCGCACCGGGGTGACCATCACCCGGGACAAGGCGACCGGCACGCCGCACGTCAAGGGAGTGACCCGCTCGGACACCGAGTTCGGCGCGGGGTACGCGGCCGGGCAGGACCGGCTGTGGCTGATCGACGTGCTGCGGCACGTGGGACGCGGGCAGCTGTCCTCGTTCGCGGGCGGCGCGGCGGGCAACCGGGCGCTGGAGCAGAGCCTGTGGGCGGTGGCCCCGTACACCGAGGCGGACCTCCAGCAGCAGGTGGACCGGGTGAAGGCGGCCGGCCCGCGCGGGGCGCAGGCCTGGCAGGACATCCAGGACTACGTGGCGGGCCTGAACGCCTTCGCGGCGGCCGACGTCGCGGCGAACAACTACCCGGGCGAGTACGTGCTGACCGGCCACGGCTCGACCATCGAGCCGTTCACCGCGACCGACGTGGTGGCGATCTCCTCGGTGATCGGGGCGATCTTCGGCGGCGGCGGGGGCGGCGAGGTCGGCAACGCGCTGGCCCGGCTCGCCTTCCGGCAGCAGCTCGGCACCGAGGCGGGCGACCGGGCGTACGCGGCCTGGCGGGCCGAGGACGACCCGGAGGCGACGCCCACCGTGCACGACGGCAGCAGCTTCCCGTACGCGGCCTCGCCCGCCGCGCCGGTGGGCACCGCGCTGCCCGACCCGGGCTCGGTGACCGAGCTGCCGCACGCCGCCAACGGCACGGGCACCGGGGCGAGTTCGGCCGCGCCCACCACCGCGTCCAGCGCCACGTCCGCCGCCGCGTCCGCCGCCGCCGCGTCCAGCGCCGAGGGCGTGCTGCCCGCCGACCTGATCACCGCGAAGAAGGGCATGTCGAACGCCCTGCTGGTGTCCGGCGCGCACACCGCCTCCGGGCACCCGATCGCGGTCTTCGGCCCGCAGACCGGCTACTACGCGCCGCAGATCCTGATGGTGCAGGAGTTGGACGGGCCGGGCCTGCGCAGCCGGGGCGCGTCCTTCCCGGGGCTGAGCTTCTACGTGGAGATCGGCCGCGGCCTGGACTACTCGTGGAGCGCGACCTCCGCCAACCAGGACATCACCGACACCTTCGCGGTCGACCTGTGCGAGCCGGGCGGCGGCACCCCGAGCACCGCCTCCACCGGCTACCTGCTGGACGGGACGTGCACCCCGTTCGAGCGGCTGACCCGGCACAACGCCTGGCAGCCGAGCACCGCGGACTCCACCGCGGCGGGCTCCTACGATCTGGTGACGCTGCGCTCGGCGTACGGGCTGGTCACCCACACCGGGACGGTCGGCGGGCGGCCGGTGGCGTACACCGCGCTGCGCTCCACCTACCGGCACGAGGCGGACTCGGTGATCGGCTTCCAGCAGTTCAACGACCCGGCGGCGATCACCTCGGCGGCGGCGTTCCAGCGCGCCGCGCAGGACATCGGCTACACCTTCAACTGGTTCTACGCGGACGCCGACCACACCGCGTACTACAACTCCGGCGCCGAGCCGCTGCGCGCGCCCGGCACCGACCCGGACCTGCCGATCCTGGCGCGGTCCGCCTACCTCTGGCAGGGCTGGGACCGGACCGCGAACACCTCCGCGGTCGAGCCGCCCGCCCGGCACGCCCAGTCCACCGACCAGGACTACTACGTCAGTTGGAACAACAAGCAGGCCCCGGGCTTCACCTCGGCCTGGGGCAACGGCGCGGTGCACCGGGCCGACCTGCTGGACTCCCGGGTGAAGGCGCTGACCCAGCGCGGCGGCGTCACCCGCACCGACCTGGTCAAGGCGATGGAGGACGCCGCCAACGTCGACCTGCGGGCCGAGCGGGTGCTGCCCGAGCTGCTCGCGGTGCTGGACTCCGCGCCGGTCACCGACCCGGCGGCGGCCGCCGCGGTCGCCGGGCTGCGGGCCTGGGCGGCGGGCGGCTCGCACCGCCGGGAGGCGAGCAAGGGCGCGGGCGTGTACACCGACGCGGAGGCGATCCGGGTGCTGGACGCCTGGTGGCCGCTGCTGGTGGAGGGCGAGTTCCGGCCCGGCCTGGGCGACGGGCCGTGGCGGGCGCTGACGGCCGTCGCGCCGATCAACGAGACGCCCTCGGGCGGGCAGTTGGGCGGGACGTCCGGCGGCAGCGACATCGCGGCGGGCGAGGCTCACAAGGGCTCGGCGTTCCAGCACGGCTGGTGGTCGTACGTCGACAAGGACCTGCGCACGGTGCTCGGCCGGTCCGTCACCGGCCCGCTGGACCGGGCGTACTGCGGCGGCGGCACGCTCGGCGCCTGCCGGCAGGTACTGCTGACCACGCTCGCCCAGGCGGTGGCGACCCCCGCCGCCACCACCTACCCGGCCGACAAGTACTGCGCGGCGGGCGACCAGCTGTGCGCCGACTCGATCGTGCACCGGGCGATGGGCGGCATCACCGTGCCGCGGATCGCCTGGCAGAACCGGCCCACCTACCAGCAGGTGGTGGAGTTCCCGGCCCGGCGCACCGACGACCTGACCAACCTGGCCCGCGGCGCGACCGCGACCGCCTCCGACTACCAGGACGCGATCGTCGTCTCCTACCCGCCCAAGCAGGCCGTGGACGGCAACCCCGGCACCCGCTGGGCGTCCAAGACGGTGGCCACCGCCTGGCTGAACGTCGACCTGGGCGCGGTCCGCAAGGTCGGCCGGGTGGTGCTGGACTGGTCCGACCAGTACGCCACCT